From Lysinibacillus sp. SGAir0095, the proteins below share one genomic window:
- the miaB gene encoding tRNA (N6-isopentenyl adenosine(37)-C2)-methylthiotransferase MiaB — translation MNEEQRLASQQVNQPKPKSAKLEKDYSQYFERVITAPSLKDAKKRGKEEVKYHKDFNIDEEFLAMGNGRKFFIRTYGCQMNEHDSEVMAGIFMQLGYEPTDRIEEADVVLLNTCAIRENAENKVFGELGYLLKYKRQNPELLIGVCGCMSQEESVVNKILTTYQHVDMVFGTHNIHRLPHILKEAYMSKEMVIEVWSKEGDVIENLPKQRNGAIKAWVNIMYGCDKFCTYCIVPYTRGKERSRRPDEIIQEVRELAAQGYQEIMLLGQNVNAYGKDFADIEYRLGDLMDELRKIDIPRIRFTTSHPRDFDDHLIEVLAKGGNLVEHIHLPVQSGSNDILKIMARKYTREHFLELVRKIKAAIPDVTLTTDIIVGYPNETEEQFQETLDLYREVGFEMAFTYIYSPREGTPAAKMNDNVPQEVKKERLHRLNAVVEEFSAASLKQFEGQVVEILVEGSSKKRDDVLAGYTRKNKLVNFDGPKELVGHIVKVKILEAKSYSLRGEFVEVVHRHGVEV, via the coding sequence ATGAATGAGGAACAACGACTAGCGAGTCAGCAAGTTAATCAACCAAAACCGAAAAGCGCTAAGCTTGAAAAAGATTATAGTCAATATTTCGAACGAGTGATTACGGCACCTTCTTTAAAAGATGCGAAAAAGCGTGGGAAAGAGGAAGTGAAGTACCACAAGGATTTCAATATTGATGAAGAGTTTTTGGCTATGGGCAACGGGCGTAAATTTTTCATTCGTACATACGGATGTCAAATGAACGAGCATGACTCCGAGGTAATGGCTGGGATTTTCATGCAGCTGGGGTATGAACCTACCGACAGAATCGAAGAAGCGGATGTTGTTCTTTTAAACACATGTGCGATTCGTGAAAATGCTGAAAATAAAGTATTTGGTGAGCTTGGCTACCTATTAAAATATAAACGTCAAAATCCTGAATTGTTAATCGGCGTTTGTGGCTGTATGTCACAAGAAGAGTCGGTTGTAAATAAAATTTTAACAACATACCAACATGTGGATATGGTTTTCGGTACTCATAACATCCACCGCTTACCACACATTCTAAAAGAAGCCTACATGTCCAAGGAAATGGTCATCGAAGTTTGGTCTAAAGAAGGGGATGTTATTGAGAACCTTCCAAAGCAACGAAATGGTGCCATTAAAGCTTGGGTAAACATTATGTACGGCTGCGATAAATTCTGTACATACTGTATCGTTCCTTACACGCGAGGGAAAGAACGCAGTCGTCGTCCGGATGAGATTATTCAAGAAGTGCGTGAGCTGGCGGCACAGGGCTATCAGGAGATTATGCTGTTAGGACAAAATGTCAATGCTTATGGGAAAGACTTCGCCGATATCGAATACCGACTTGGAGATTTAATGGACGAGTTACGTAAAATTGATATACCGCGCATTCGTTTCACAACAAGTCACCCTCGCGACTTCGATGATCACTTGATCGAAGTGCTAGCTAAAGGTGGCAACTTGGTAGAGCATATTCACTTACCAGTACAATCAGGTTCAAATGATATCTTGAAAATTATGGCACGTAAATATACACGTGAGCACTTCCTAGAATTAGTTCGCAAAATTAAGGCAGCGATTCCTGATGTAACATTAACAACTGACATTATTGTTGGTTATCCAAATGAAACAGAGGAACAATTCCAGGAAACTCTTGACCTTTATCGAGAAGTTGGATTTGAAATGGCCTTCACATATATTTATTCTCCTCGTGAAGGAACACCGGCTGCGAAGATGAACGACAATGTTCCGCAAGAAGTGAAAAAAGAGCGCCTTCATCGTTTAAATGCGGTGGTTGAAGAGTTTTCAGCAGCATCATTAAAACAATTCGAAGGCCAAGTGGTAGAAATATTGGTTGAAGGTAGCAGTAAAAAACGTGATGACGTACTGGCTGGTTACACGAGAAAGAATAAATTAGTTAACTTTGATGGACCGAAAGAATTGGTGGGCCACATTGTGAAAGTAAAAATACTCGAGGCGAAATCTTACTCACTACGTGGTGAGTTTGTAGAGGTCGTACATCGACATGGGGTGGAAGTATAA
- a CDS encoding RicAFT regulatory complex protein RicA family protein gives MTTKVYTKDEIVEKAKEIAHMIANTEEVEFFKKAEEQINENQHVREKIASLKTLQKQAVNFQHLGKEKALKLIDEKIAKIEEEIDATPIVQEFKQSQMDVNNLLQLVSNAIANNVTNEIIESTGGDLLKGETGSKVRNSQPGSCS, from the coding sequence ATGACAACTAAAGTTTATACAAAAGACGAAATCGTAGAAAAAGCAAAAGAAATCGCACATATGATTGCCAACACGGAAGAAGTTGAGTTTTTCAAAAAAGCTGAAGAGCAAATCAATGAAAATCAACATGTTCGTGAAAAAATCGCAAGTCTGAAAACATTACAAAAGCAAGCTGTTAATTTCCAACACTTAGGTAAGGAAAAAGCATTAAAATTAATCGATGAAAAAATTGCGAAAATCGAAGAAGAAATCGATGCTACACCGATTGTGCAAGAGTTCAAACAGTCACAAATGGACGTAAATAACTTATTACAATTAGTATCAAATGCGATTGCAAACAATGTAACAAATGAAATCATCGAATCAACAGGTGGCGACCTTCTTAAAGGCGAAACAGGTTCAAAAGTACGCAACAGCCAACCTGGAAGCTGTTCATAA
- a CDS encoding BRCT domain-containing protein — MNQNKDNPEVILLSNPSHHILHPFCNKRIVFTGALSTMTRSDAAKKVRTLGGILQGAVTKETDFVILGKKRHGKSSKHLKAEQLISLGYDIQILLEDDFMWVLSIPKDQV; from the coding sequence ATGAACCAAAATAAAGACAACCCAGAAGTGATCCTGCTTTCTAACCCCTCTCATCACATACTGCATCCCTTTTGTAATAAACGGATAGTCTTTACAGGGGCCCTTTCCACAATGACACGTTCTGATGCCGCGAAAAAAGTTCGGACTTTAGGAGGCATTTTGCAAGGGGCTGTTACTAAGGAAACCGATTTTGTTATTCTCGGTAAGAAACGACATGGTAAAAGTTCAAAACACTTAAAGGCTGAGCAACTAATAAGCTTGGGCTATGACATACAAATACTGCTTGAAGATGATTTTATGTGGGTTTTATCTATTCCAAAAGATCAAGTTTAA
- a CDS encoding DUF2798 domain-containing protein: protein MPTTRKESVYFGLIMCFGMVLFMTLYNFYLNGMFGKITFLGGVSDFLIGFIVALILDLFLVGPYAKKIALRLTANTSKVIYKVLTISTCMVIGMAFFMSIYGLVTNYFHNGYSSQSIILEFLSVFGKNFIVALPLQIIIMGPIVRFIFTKYIKSTENNLVVKG, encoded by the coding sequence ATGCCGACAACAAGAAAAGAGAGTGTATATTTCGGTCTAATTATGTGTTTTGGAATGGTACTGTTTATGACTCTCTATAATTTTTACCTTAATGGCATGTTTGGCAAAATTACTTTCCTGGGAGGAGTATCTGACTTTTTAATTGGATTTATTGTTGCATTAATTCTCGACCTGTTTTTAGTGGGACCTTATGCTAAGAAAATTGCTTTGAGATTAACTGCAAATACTTCTAAGGTAATTTATAAAGTCCTGACCATTTCAACATGCATGGTCATTGGAATGGCCTTTTTCATGTCCATTTATGGTTTAGTGACGAATTATTTCCACAACGGTTATTCTTCCCAATCCATTATCTTGGAATTTCTATCAGTGTTTGGTAAAAATTTCATAGTAGCCTTACCATTACAAATCATAATAATGGGTCCAATAGTACGTTTTATATTCACTAAGTATATAAAATCTACTGAAAATAATTTGGTAGTAAAGGGTTAG